A single window of Methanomassiliicoccaceae archaeon DNA harbors:
- a CDS encoding helix-turn-helix domain-containing protein: MTDELSEKIAGEISMSAEPGKIVRKWREEFGLSQQQLADKMGVSNSVISDYESGRRKSPGVAVVKKMVESFIALDRMKGSPVATRYMPGMRNECIIAMEEFESGVDPEMIISIVSGKNLNTDRTPSKKVYGYTIVDSLKAIVNLSSEDYLKIYGWNIERALIFTNVHYGRSPMVAIRAHPLTPAMVVYQSPENTDLLAIKLAKLEKIPLVVTELSVEELVKRLNKLKEGK, encoded by the coding sequence ATGACGGATGAGCTCAGCGAGAAGATCGCAGGAGAGATATCCATGTCGGCGGAGCCCGGGAAGATCGTCCGTAAATGGAGGGAGGAGTTCGGGCTCTCGCAGCAACAGCTCGCGGACAAGATGGGCGTTTCCAATTCTGTTATCAGCGATTACGAGTCCGGGAGACGCAAGTCCCCGGGAGTCGCGGTCGTGAAGAAGATGGTCGAGTCCTTCATCGCTTTGGACAGGATGAAAGGTTCGCCGGTGGCCACCAGATACATGCCGGGGATGAGGAACGAATGTATAATCGCCATGGAGGAGTTCGAAAGCGGTGTCGACCCGGAAATGATCATATCGATCGTTTCGGGAAAGAATCTTAACACAGATAGAACGCCGTCGAAGAAGGTCTACGGCTATACTATCGTGGACTCCCTCAAGGCGATAGTGAACCTCAGTTCCGAAGATTATCTGAAAATATATGGCTGGAACATAGAACGCGCATTGATTTTCACGAACGTGCACTACGGCAGGTCCCCTATGGTGGCGATAAGGGCACACCCTTTGACACCGGCGATGGTGGTGTACCAGAGCCCGGAGAACACGGACCTTTTAGCGATCAAGCTGGCGAAGCTGGAGAAGATCCCCCTCGTCGTGACCGAACTATCGGTGGAAGAACTTGTGAAACGTTTGAACAAACTTAAGGAAGGGAAATGA
- a CDS encoding hydroxymethylglutaryl-CoA synthase, giving the protein MDVGIVSYGAYVPRYRIKPEEIGRVWGADGKGMGKGLKIDQKSVPSPDEDVITISSEAARYMMQRVPEVDPKQIGAVYVGSESHPYAVKPSSGVVAEVIQATPTLTAADLEFACKAGTAGIQMCMGLVGSGMIRYGVAVGADTSQGAPGDALEYSASAGGAAFLIGSEKVIARINKTLSFTTDTPDFWRREGQPYPSHGGRFTGDPAYFKHITSAAKMMLEDRNTKPEDYDYAVFHQPNGKFPEKVAKMLGFTPEQIECGLLTPSIGNTYSGAVPLGIASVLDKAKPGDRIFVTSYGSGAGSDAFDITVTDEIKDYKRENAPTLDKVLENPVYLDYALYAKFKGTIIMPE; this is encoded by the coding sequence ATGGATGTAGGAATTGTAAGTTATGGAGCATACGTCCCCCGCTACAGGATAAAGCCCGAGGAAATCGGGCGTGTCTGGGGTGCGGACGGCAAAGGGATGGGAAAAGGACTGAAGATCGACCAGAAATCGGTGCCTTCGCCGGACGAGGACGTTATCACCATTTCGTCCGAAGCGGCGAGATACATGATGCAGAGGGTCCCTGAGGTCGACCCCAAGCAGATCGGCGCCGTATACGTGGGATCGGAATCGCATCCCTATGCGGTCAAACCCTCATCGGGAGTCGTGGCCGAAGTAATACAGGCTACGCCAACCCTCACTGCCGCAGACCTAGAGTTCGCATGCAAGGCCGGGACCGCCGGAATCCAGATGTGCATGGGGCTTGTAGGTTCCGGCATGATAAGGTACGGGGTCGCAGTGGGAGCGGACACATCGCAGGGAGCTCCCGGCGACGCGCTCGAATATTCGGCATCCGCCGGAGGCGCGGCATTCCTAATAGGCTCCGAGAAGGTCATCGCCAGGATCAACAAGACCCTGAGCTTCACCACGGACACTCCCGACTTCTGGAGGAGGGAGGGCCAGCCCTATCCGAGCCACGGAGGGAGGTTCACCGGCGATCCGGCATACTTCAAGCACATAACATCCGCGGCAAAGATGATGTTGGAGGACCGCAACACAAAGCCCGAGGACTATGATTACGCAGTGTTCCACCAGCCTAACGGCAAGTTCCCCGAAAAGGTCGCCAAAATGCTCGGTTTCACTCCCGAACAGATCGAGTGCGGCCTGCTGACGCCGTCCATCGGCAACACGTACAGCGGAGCTGTCCCGCTGGGTATCGCAAGCGTGCTCGACAAAGCGAAGCCAGGGGACAGGATATTCGTGACATCATATGGTTCCGGTGCCGGAAGCGACGCCTTCGACATCACCGTTACCGACGAGATAAAGGATTACAAGAGAGAGAACGCCCCGACCCTCGACAAGGTTCTGGAGAACCCGGTTTACCTCGACTACGCCCTGTATGCGAAGTTCAAGGGAACCATCATCATGCCGGAGTGA
- a CDS encoding thiolase domain-containing protein, with protein sequence MREVAIVGTGVTKFGELWDKSFRSIGIEAGIKAIEDAGMSGSEIDGVFIGNMSSRFINQQHINALIADYSGMATKNIPAVRTESGGASGGVAFRQGVMAVASGMHEAVLVGGAEKMTDLDDASTASVMDSTADAEWETSMGLTLTSLYAMIARRLIYEGTATREEIASFAVNAHKHGALNPNAQYRSPINLDTVLRSGPVAEPLGVFDCAPYSDGAAAVVLVPLDVAKKMGVDYVKVSAACQASDTLALFQREDITTFKATTVAAKEAYRIAGIEASDICVAEVHDDYTVGGVMALQDLGFFKKGQAGKAVLEGQVGLGNKVAINTSGGLKARGYPVGASGVAQVVEIADQLRNKADKRQVPNAKYGLAQSVGGTGSTVTVSILEAI encoded by the coding sequence ATGAGAGAAGTAGCAATTGTAGGTACAGGCGTCACCAAATTCGGTGAGCTTTGGGACAAATCGTTTAGATCCATCGGCATCGAAGCCGGGATCAAGGCGATCGAGGATGCCGGAATGTCAGGTTCTGAAATAGACGGAGTGTTCATCGGAAACATGTCGTCCCGTTTCATCAACCAGCAGCACATCAACGCTCTGATCGCCGACTACTCGGGAATGGCGACAAAGAACATTCCCGCGGTCAGAACGGAATCAGGAGGAGCCTCGGGAGGAGTGGCTTTCAGACAGGGAGTCATGGCTGTCGCGTCGGGAATGCACGAGGCAGTGCTCGTCGGAGGTGCGGAGAAGATGACCGACCTTGACGATGCTTCCACGGCATCGGTCATGGACAGTACCGCCGATGCGGAATGGGAGACCTCCATGGGCCTGACCCTGACATCGCTGTACGCGATGATAGCCAGGCGTCTGATATATGAAGGCACGGCGACACGCGAGGAGATAGCATCGTTCGCAGTGAACGCCCACAAGCACGGCGCGCTGAACCCCAATGCCCAATACAGGAGCCCTATCAATTTGGACACGGTCCTCAGGTCCGGCCCCGTCGCCGAGCCACTGGGCGTCTTCGACTGCGCCCCATACTCGGACGGGGCCGCGGCCGTCGTCCTGGTGCCGTTGGATGTCGCCAAGAAGATGGGAGTGGATTACGTCAAGGTGTCCGCAGCCTGTCAGGCAAGCGATACTCTGGCACTGTTCCAGAGGGAAGATATAACCACATTTAAGGCCACCACCGTGGCTGCAAAAGAGGCTTACAGGATAGCAGGCATCGAAGCAAGCGACATCTGCGTAGCAGAGGTCCATGACGACTATACGGTCGGAGGGGTCATGGCGCTCCAGGACCTGGGCTTCTTCAAGAAGGGCCAGGCCGGCAAGGCGGTCCTCGAAGGCCAGGTAGGACTTGGCAACAAGGTCGCCATCAATACATCTGGCGGCCTGAAGGCCAGAGGCTACCCGGTCGGCGCCTCGGGCGTCGCACAGGTGGTCGAGATAGCAGACCAGCTCAGGAACAAGGCTGACAAGAGACAGGTTCCCAACGCCAAATACGGACTCGCACAGTCCGTCGGAGGAACAGGATCTACCGTAACAGTCAGCATATTGGAGGCGATCTGA
- a CDS encoding Zn-ribbon domain-containing OB-fold protein encodes MATVAKEWREIPARYNLEGSECGNCGRKYFPKRSMCPYCRRNGFGKMHPYQVSRKGKVFTFSVIHDAPECNKSLKPYAVAMIRTDDGLLISGQLVDVDISKIEIGLRVRSVLRKLDEDGASGVIHYGFKFVPDL; translated from the coding sequence ATGGCAACCGTTGCAAAGGAATGGAGGGAAATTCCTGCGAGGTACAACCTCGAAGGGTCCGAATGCGGAAACTGCGGCAGGAAATACTTCCCGAAGCGCAGCATGTGCCCGTACTGCAGGAGGAACGGGTTCGGAAAAATGCACCCATACCAGGTATCGAGGAAAGGCAAGGTGTTCACCTTCTCGGTGATACACGACGCGCCTGAGTGCAACAAGAGCCTGAAACCTTATGCGGTGGCAATGATCAGGACCGACGACGGCCTCCTGATATCCGGGCAGCTTGTGGACGTGGACATCTCGAAGATCGAGATCGGCCTGCGCGTCCGTTCGGTACTGCGCAAACTGGACGAAGACGGAGCATCCGGAGTCATCCACTACGGATTCAAATTCGTTCCCGACCTTTAA
- the cgi121 gene encoding KEOPS complex subunit Cgi121, which produces MTSVSVIGIRCKKEPKEVAGHFISMGAEAVVFDPDFICGADHVLSSYFHAERAFSQGTQRSRNLLTETILYASADRQIGRALKKMSPKNGDDAFVVLIIGKCDDLALSEIGAERDDSLIECTEVSANNMELKKCSIPYTDLILEQIATVDIMKY; this is translated from the coding sequence ATGACCTCCGTCAGTGTGATAGGCATAAGGTGCAAAAAGGAACCTAAAGAGGTTGCAGGTCACTTCATATCGATGGGGGCCGAAGCGGTGGTTTTCGATCCCGATTTCATATGCGGGGCAGACCATGTGCTATCATCATACTTTCACGCCGAGAGGGCATTCTCCCAGGGAACCCAACGTTCCAGGAACCTCCTCACGGAAACAATACTTTACGCTTCGGCGGACAGACAGATAGGGCGCGCCCTGAAAAAGATGAGCCCGAAGAATGGCGATGATGCTTTCGTTGTTCTGATCATCGGAAAATGCGACGATCTGGCACTTTCAGAGATCGGTGCAGAAAGAGACGATTCCCTCATAGAATGCACCGAAGTATCTGCAAACAACATGGAACTGAAAAAATGCTCCATACCTTACACGGACCTCATACTGGAACAGATAGCTACCGTGGACATAATGAAGTATTGA